The proteins below come from a single Burkholderia contaminans genomic window:
- a CDS encoding aspartate carbamoyltransferase has product MTVPQQAFLRDAMRRLNMTREAFASRIGVSRRALDTWLLPDDSQESRGMPEIVERFVSEIVERSVPEGGGYTQSVDNQGLAKQFFFEGKPQLLSVDQFSRESVEALFRVADVMQPIARRHKISRVLEGAVLGNLFFEASTRTRVSFGAAFCRLGGSVCDTTGFTFSSMAKGESIYDTSRVMAGYVDALVIRHPEKGSVAEFARATNLPVINGGDGPGEHPSQALLDLYTIQREFSRLGKIVDGAHIALVGDLKYGRTVHSLVKLLALYRGLKFTLVSPPTLEMPAYIVDQIATNGHVIEQTTDLAAGLRGADVVYATRIQKERFTDESFEGYTPDFQINQALVDSVCKPDTLIMHPLPRDSRPGANDLSVDLNRDPRLAIFRQTDNGIPVRMAIFAVLLGVENLVQHSMRDATWRPPAYLGPEDAVFHGVD; this is encoded by the coding sequence ATGACCGTTCCCCAGCAAGCCTTCCTCCGCGACGCCATGCGCCGCCTCAACATGACGCGCGAAGCGTTCGCCAGCCGCATCGGCGTCAGCCGGCGTGCGCTGGATACCTGGCTGCTGCCCGACGATTCGCAGGAATCGCGCGGGATGCCCGAGATCGTCGAACGCTTCGTGTCGGAAATCGTCGAGCGCTCGGTACCGGAGGGCGGAGGATATACGCAAAGCGTAGATAACCAGGGGCTCGCCAAGCAGTTCTTTTTCGAAGGCAAGCCGCAACTGCTGTCGGTCGACCAGTTCTCGCGGGAATCGGTCGAGGCGCTGTTTCGCGTAGCCGACGTGATGCAGCCGATCGCGCGCCGCCACAAGATTTCGCGCGTGCTGGAAGGCGCGGTGCTCGGCAACCTGTTCTTCGAGGCCAGCACGCGTACACGCGTGTCGTTCGGCGCCGCCTTCTGCCGGCTCGGCGGTTCGGTATGCGACACGACGGGCTTCACGTTCTCGTCGATGGCCAAGGGCGAATCGATCTACGACACGAGCCGCGTGATGGCCGGCTATGTCGACGCGCTCGTGATCCGCCATCCGGAGAAAGGCTCGGTGGCCGAGTTCGCGCGCGCGACCAACCTGCCCGTGATCAACGGCGGTGACGGCCCCGGCGAGCACCCGAGCCAGGCGCTGCTGGATCTCTATACGATCCAGCGCGAGTTCTCGCGGCTCGGCAAGATCGTGGACGGCGCGCACATCGCGCTGGTCGGCGACCTCAAGTACGGCCGCACGGTGCACTCGCTCGTCAAGCTGCTCGCGCTGTACCGCGGGCTCAAGTTCACGCTCGTGTCGCCGCCGACGCTCGAGATGCCGGCCTACATCGTCGACCAGATCGCGACGAACGGCCATGTGATCGAGCAGACGACCGATCTCGCGGCCGGGCTGCGCGGCGCGGACGTCGTCTATGCGACGCGGATCCAGAAGGAGCGCTTCACCGACGAGTCGTTCGAAGGCTACACGCCGGATTTCCAGATCAACCAGGCGCTCGTCGATTCGGTGTGCAAGCCGGACACGCTGATCATGCACCCGCTGCCGCGCGACAGCCGGCCCGGTGCGAACGACCTGTCGGTCGACCTGAACCGCGACCCGCGCCTCGCGATCTTCCGCCAGACCGACAACGGCATTCCGGTGCGGATGGCGATCTTCGCGGTGCTGCTCGGCGTCGAGAACCTCGTCCAGCATTCGATGCGCGACGCGACGTGGCGCCCGCCGGCGTATCTCGGGCCGGAGGATGCGGTGTTTCACGGGGTGGATTGA
- a CDS encoding TonB-dependent receptor — MKSRPDELKLGKFTTLCSVLAASPAFAADGTPPPAPAGTEGHLAPIEVQGKAEHSYKADFSASAKFTAPLVDTPKSVIVIPQELIQNSGASTLTEALRTVPGITFGAGEGGNPLGDRPFIRGYDTQGSMFVDGMRDTGATTREIFNTERIEITKGSDGAYGGRGGAGGSINLITKAPHLGTTAAASAGLGTDRYRRFTADGNWQFADHAAFRLNLMSHNNDVAGRDAVNNERWGVAPSIAFGLGTSTRVVASYYHLSTDDLPDGGIPYYYGFNLPKGVATDGPAPVDRHNFYGLTNRDFRKTTSDISTLKIEHDITSSLTIRNTTRYTESTQDYIWTQPDDSQGNVVNGKVWRRANTRNSAINSIANQTELFGEFRTGPFKHSFTTGIELSREWGKRDTYDVAAANGKICQNGIGAASGYNCTSLWSPNPNDPWAGSITRSNDYAHARTVTKSIYGFDTIEITPRWQVNGGVRVDDYSTRFTDTKANGGKTTTRDDTLVNWQAGLVFKPAQNGSIYASYATSSTPAGMLLGEGSETQSLTPGRGGVGSNADQLSPEKNRSIELGTKWNVLNDKLALTAALFQIDTTNARVTLPNNQYAMVGNKRVQGLELGVAGQITKQWQLFGGYTYMKSELRDNGKDTANNGNRFPNTPKHSFTMWSNYDVTPKFTVGGGAFYMSQVFGDPANQHAVPSYWRFDAMAQYRINKKLDLQLNVNNLFNRTYFDQAYPAHYASIAPGRSAFVTLNARY, encoded by the coding sequence ATGAAGTCACGTCCCGACGAGCTGAAGCTCGGTAAATTCACGACCCTGTGCAGCGTGCTCGCCGCAAGCCCGGCCTTCGCGGCGGACGGCACGCCGCCGCCCGCCCCGGCCGGCACCGAAGGCCATCTCGCGCCGATCGAAGTCCAGGGCAAGGCCGAGCACAGCTACAAGGCCGACTTCTCGGCTTCCGCGAAATTCACCGCGCCGCTCGTCGACACGCCGAAATCCGTCATCGTGATTCCGCAGGAACTGATCCAGAACAGCGGCGCGTCGACGCTGACCGAAGCGCTGCGCACCGTGCCCGGCATCACGTTCGGCGCCGGTGAAGGCGGCAACCCGCTCGGCGATCGCCCGTTCATCCGCGGCTACGACACGCAGGGCAGCATGTTCGTCGACGGCATGCGCGACACGGGCGCCACGACGCGCGAGATCTTCAACACCGAGCGCATCGAGATCACCAAGGGTTCCGACGGCGCGTACGGCGGCCGCGGCGGCGCGGGCGGCAGCATCAACCTGATCACGAAGGCCCCGCACCTCGGCACCACCGCCGCCGCGAGCGCGGGCCTCGGCACCGACCGCTATCGCCGCTTCACGGCCGACGGCAACTGGCAGTTCGCCGATCACGCCGCGTTCCGCCTGAACCTGATGAGCCACAACAACGACGTCGCCGGCCGCGACGCGGTGAACAACGAGCGCTGGGGCGTCGCGCCGTCGATCGCGTTCGGCCTCGGCACGTCGACGCGCGTCGTCGCGAGCTACTACCACCTGTCCACCGACGACCTGCCCGACGGCGGCATCCCGTACTACTACGGCTTCAACCTCCCCAAAGGCGTCGCCACCGATGGCCCGGCGCCAGTCGACCGCCACAACTTCTACGGCCTAACCAACCGCGATTTCCGCAAGACGACGTCGGACATCAGCACGCTGAAGATCGAGCACGACATCACGTCGTCGCTGACGATCCGCAATACCACGCGCTATACGGAATCGACGCAGGACTACATCTGGACGCAGCCCGACGACAGCCAGGGCAACGTGGTCAACGGCAAGGTCTGGCGGCGCGCGAACACCCGCAACAGCGCGATCAACAGCATCGCGAACCAGACCGAACTGTTCGGCGAATTCCGCACCGGCCCGTTCAAGCACAGCTTCACGACCGGCATCGAGCTGTCGCGCGAATGGGGCAAGCGCGACACGTACGACGTCGCCGCCGCGAACGGCAAGATCTGCCAGAACGGCATCGGCGCGGCGTCGGGCTACAACTGCACGAGCCTCTGGTCGCCGAACCCGAACGACCCGTGGGCCGGCTCGATCACGCGCAGCAACGACTATGCGCATGCGCGCACCGTGACGAAGTCGATCTACGGCTTCGACACGATCGAGATCACGCCGCGCTGGCAGGTCAACGGCGGCGTGCGCGTCGACGACTATTCGACCCGCTTCACCGACACCAAGGCCAACGGCGGCAAGACCACCACGCGTGACGACACGCTCGTGAACTGGCAGGCCGGCCTCGTGTTCAAGCCGGCGCAGAACGGCAGCATCTATGCGTCGTACGCGACGTCGTCGACCCCGGCCGGCATGCTGCTCGGCGAAGGCAGTGAAACGCAGTCGCTCACGCCGGGCCGCGGCGGCGTCGGCTCGAACGCCGATCAGCTGTCGCCGGAGAAGAACCGCAGCATCGAGCTCGGCACGAAGTGGAACGTGCTGAACGACAAGCTTGCGCTGACCGCCGCGCTGTTCCAGATCGACACGACGAATGCACGCGTGACGCTGCCGAACAACCAGTACGCGATGGTCGGCAACAAGCGCGTGCAGGGTCTCGAGCTCGGCGTCGCGGGCCAGATCACGAAGCAGTGGCAGCTGTTCGGCGGCTATACGTACATGAAGAGCGAGCTGCGCGACAACGGCAAGGACACGGCGAACAACGGCAACCGCTTCCCGAACACGCCGAAGCACAGCTTCACGATGTGGTCGAACTACGACGTGACGCCGAAGTTCACCGTCGGCGGCGGCGCCTTCTACATGTCGCAGGTGTTCGGCGATCCCGCGAACCAGCACGCCGTGCCGTCGTACTGGCGCTTCGATGCGATGGCGCAGTACCGCATCAACAAGAAGCTCGACCTGCAGCTGAACGTGAACAACCTGTTCAACCGCACCTACTTCGACCAGGCGTATCCGGCGCACTACGCGTCGATCGCACCGGGCCGCTCGGCGTTCGTCACGCTGAACGCGCGCTACTGA
- a CDS encoding tetratricopeptide repeat protein — protein MEAVSLKALASVSPREFADILAGPPERAAAWVAAAADNGIVDAQAVYGQYLLDGHGVARDPAAAFNWFRHAARAGHAMAMNMLGRCYEFGWGTAACAPVAVYWYRLAAQAGLDWGMYNYATALALGNGVDENRADALDWFRRVAALGHAKSINLIGGFYEDGWVVPVDRDAAFDHYRRAAEAGDFRGEFNYARLLAERGRTDEALTWLARVPATATPAFVAKMRAYLASSPIDAFRAAALDLPTPPRPQPQPHCMESVS, from the coding sequence ATGGAGGCCGTGTCGCTGAAGGCGCTCGCGTCGGTTTCGCCGCGCGAGTTCGCCGACATCCTGGCCGGGCCGCCCGAGCGCGCCGCCGCGTGGGTCGCGGCGGCGGCCGACAACGGCATCGTCGATGCGCAAGCCGTCTACGGGCAATACCTGCTCGACGGACATGGCGTCGCGCGCGATCCGGCGGCCGCGTTCAACTGGTTCCGGCACGCGGCGCGCGCCGGCCACGCGATGGCGATGAACATGCTCGGCCGCTGCTACGAGTTCGGCTGGGGCACGGCCGCGTGCGCGCCGGTCGCCGTGTACTGGTACCGGCTCGCCGCGCAGGCGGGGCTCGACTGGGGCATGTACAACTACGCGACGGCGCTCGCGCTCGGCAACGGCGTCGACGAGAATCGCGCCGATGCGCTCGACTGGTTCCGGCGCGTGGCCGCGCTCGGCCATGCGAAATCGATCAACCTGATCGGCGGCTTCTACGAGGACGGCTGGGTCGTACCGGTCGATCGCGACGCCGCGTTCGACCACTATCGACGCGCGGCCGAAGCCGGCGATTTTCGCGGCGAGTTCAACTATGCGCGCCTGCTCGCCGAGCGCGGGCGCACCGACGAAGCGCTCACCTGGCTTGCGCGCGTGCCGGCCACCGCTACTCCCGCGTTCGTCGCGAAAATGCGTGCGTATCTCGCGTCGTCGCCGATCGATGCGTTTCGTGCGGCGGCGCTGGATTTGCCAACGCCACCACGGCCGCAGCCTCAGCCGCACTGTATGGAATCCGTATCATGA